From Piliocolobus tephrosceles isolate RC106 chromosome 16, ASM277652v3, whole genome shotgun sequence, the proteins below share one genomic window:
- the SGCA gene encoding alpha-sarcoglycan isoform X2, producing the protein MAVTLFWTPLLVVLLAGLGDAEAQQTTLHPLVGRVFVHTLDHETFLSLPEHVAVPPAVRITYHAHLQGHPDLPRWLRYTQRSPHHPGFLYGSATPEDRGRQVIEVTAYNRDSFNTTQQRLVLEIGDSEGPLLPYQAEFLVRSHDVEEVLPSTPASRFLSALGGLWEPGELQLLNITSALDRGGRVPLPIEGRKEGLKRDLATSDIQMVHHCTIHGNTEELRQMVASREVPRPLSTLPMFNVRTGERLPPCVDSAQVPLILDQH; encoded by the exons ATGGCTGTGACACTCTTCTGGACTCCTCTCCTTGTGG TTCTCCTGGCAGGACTAGGGGACGCCGAGGCCCAGCAGACCACGCTACACCCACTTGTGGGCCGTGTCTTTGTGCACACTTTGGACCATGAGACGTTTCTGAGCCTTCCTGAGCACGTCG CTGTCCCACCCGCCGTCCGCATCACCTACCACGCCCACCTCCAGGGACACCCAGACCTGCCCCGGTGGCTCCGCTACACCCAGCGCAGCCCGCACCACCCTGGCTTCCTCTACGGCTCTGCCACCCCAGAAGATCGTGGGCGCCAGGTCATTGAG GTCACAGCCTACAATCGGGACAGCTTTAATACCACTCAGCAGAGGCTGGTGCTGGAGATTGGGGACTCGGAAG GCCCCCTGCTGCCATACCAAGCTGAGTTTCTGGTGCGCAGCCATGATGTGGAGGAGGTGCTGCCCTCAACGCCTGCCAGCCGCTTCCTCTCAGCCTTGGGGGGACTCTGGGAGCCCGGAGAGCTTCAGCTGCTCAACATCACTTCTGCCTTGGACCGTGGGGGCCGTGTCCCCCTCCCCATTGAGGGCCGAAAAGAAGG GCTGAAGAGAGACCTGGCTACCTCTGA CATCCAGATGGTCCACCACTGCACCATCCACGGGAACACAGAGGAGCTGCGTCAGATGGTGGCCAGCCGCGAGGTGCCCCGGCCACTCTCCACCCTGCCCATGTTCAATGTGCGCACGGGCGAGCGGCTGCCTCCCTGTGTGGACAGTGCCCAGGTGCCCCTCATTCTGGACCAGCACTGA
- the SGCA gene encoding alpha-sarcoglycan isoform X1, whose translation MAVTLFWTPLLVVLLAGLGDAEAQQTTLHPLVGRVFVHTLDHETFLSLPEHVAVPPAVRITYHAHLQGHPDLPRWLRYTQRSPHHPGFLYGSATPEDRGRQVIEVTAYNRDSFNTTQQRLVLEIGDSEGPLLPYQAEFLVRSHDVEEVLPSTPASRFLSALGGLWEPGELQLLNITSALDRGGRVPLPIEGRKEGVYIKVGSASPFSTCLKMVASPDSHARCAQGQPPLLSCYDTLAPHFRIDWCNVTLVDKSVPEPADEMPTPGDGILEHDPFFCPPTEAPDRDFLVDALVTLLVPLLVALLLTLLLAYVMCCRREGRLKRDLATSDIQMVHHCTIHGNTEELRQMVASREVPRPLSTLPMFNVRTGERLPPCVDSAQVPLILDQH comes from the exons ATGGCTGTGACACTCTTCTGGACTCCTCTCCTTGTGG TTCTCCTGGCAGGACTAGGGGACGCCGAGGCCCAGCAGACCACGCTACACCCACTTGTGGGCCGTGTCTTTGTGCACACTTTGGACCATGAGACGTTTCTGAGCCTTCCTGAGCACGTCG CTGTCCCACCCGCCGTCCGCATCACCTACCACGCCCACCTCCAGGGACACCCAGACCTGCCCCGGTGGCTCCGCTACACCCAGCGCAGCCCGCACCACCCTGGCTTCCTCTACGGCTCTGCCACCCCAGAAGATCGTGGGCGCCAGGTCATTGAG GTCACAGCCTACAATCGGGACAGCTTTAATACCACTCAGCAGAGGCTGGTGCTGGAGATTGGGGACTCGGAAG GCCCCCTGCTGCCATACCAAGCTGAGTTTCTGGTGCGCAGCCATGATGTGGAGGAGGTGCTGCCCTCAACGCCTGCCAGCCGCTTCCTCTCAGCCTTGGGGGGACTCTGGGAGCCCGGAGAGCTTCAGCTGCTCAACATCACTTCTGCCTTGGACCGTGGGGGCCGTGTCCCCCTCCCCATTGAGGGCCGAAAAGAAGG GGTGTACATTAAGGTGGGTTCTGCCTCACCTTTCTCTACTTGCCTGAAGATGGTGGCATCCCCCGATAGCCATGCCCGTTGTGCCCAGGGCCAACCTCCACTTCTGTCTTGCTATGACACCTTGGCACCCCACTTCCGCATTGACTGGTGCAATGTGACCCTG GTGGATAAGTCAGTCCCGGAGCCTGCAGATGAGATGCCCACCCCAGGCGATGGGATCCTGGAGCATGACCCGTTCTTCTGCCCACCCACTGAGGCCCCAGACCGTGACTTCTTGGTGGATGCTCTGGTCACCCTCCTGGTGCCCCTGCTGGTGGCCCTGCTTCTCACTTTGCTGCTGGCCTACGTCATGTGCTGCCGGCGGGAGGGAAG GCTGAAGAGAGACCTGGCTACCTCTGA CATCCAGATGGTCCACCACTGCACCATCCACGGGAACACAGAGGAGCTGCGTCAGATGGTGGCCAGCCGCGAGGTGCCCCGGCCACTCTCCACCCTGCCCATGTTCAATGTGCGCACGGGCGAGCGGCTGCCTCCCTGTGTGGACAGTGCCCAGGTGCCCCTCATTCTGGACCAGCACTGA